The window AGGAGAGGCCGGTCATCACGGTGGATCGTGAGCTGCTGAGAAAAAATCTCGAGCAGGTGCGGGAGCGGATCGCGGCGGCGGCCGAGCGGGCGGGTCGATCGGCTGAGGAGATCACGCTGGTGGCTGTGAGCAAGACCCATCCGCCCGAGGCCGTGGTGGCCGCGCTGGATCTGGGGGTTCGTCACTTCGGGGAGAATCGGGTGGAGGAGGGGAACCCCAAGATCGAGACGGTGCGGGCGCTGCTGGCCTCGGAGGCGTCGGCGCGTGCCGGCAACGGGAGCGTTCGCCCTGATCCGGTCTGGCACATGATCGGGCATGTGCAATCACGCAAGGCTCGTGATGTCATCGCCGGCGGTTACGCCCTGGTGCACTCGGTGGATCGGGTCAAGCTGGCCCGGCGGCTCAGCCGCTTCGCCCTGGAGGCGGGGCGGGTTCAAGAGATCCTGTTGGAGGTCAACGTCAGCGGCGAGGCCACCAAGTTCGGCTTCGATCCGGAGGCGTTGATCCCGGCCGTGGAAGAAATCGCCACGCTCCCCGGGCTGCGAGTGCGCGGGCTGATGACCATGGCGCCCATTGTCGCCGATCCGGAGGACGCCCGCCCTGTGTTTACGGCCCTGCGGACCCTGCGAGATGAGATGGCCTGCCGTTTCCCGGAGCTGGATTGGCATCACCTCAGCATGGGCATGACGGACGACTTCGAGGTCGCCATCGAGGAGGGGGCGACGATCGTGCGCATCGGTCGGGCGATCTTCGGCCCGCGTCGGGCGGAGTGACATGCGGGAAGCGGCTGAACATACGGCTGCCGCGGTGTGCGGGGCCGGGAGAGCATCGCAAGCGTGGCAAAGGGGATGTCTCGGTGCGATAAGCGCCCGTCTTATATCTCTTGACGAGGGGGAGGGGAAATGCTGCGTGATTCAGCCATGACGTTCGTTGGCGGTGGGACCATGGGCGAGGCCATGATTAAGGGGTTGCTGGACCGGCGGTTGATCGAGCCCGCCCTCATCACGGCATCGGATCCGGCTCCGGAACGTCGCACCCACCTGTCTGCCCAATACGGCGTCCACGTGACGGACGACAATGTGGAGGCGGTGTCTCGGGCCAAGGTGATCGTGTTGTCCATCAAGCCGCAGGTCTACAAGAAGGTGGCGGCCGAACTGCGTGGTAAGATCCCGGCCGACGCGTTGGTGCTCTCCATCATCGCCGGGACCCGCATCTCCGCTCTGCGAAAAGGCCTGGCGCATCGGGCCATCGCCCGTGCCATGCCCAATACCCCGGCGCAGATCGGGCAGGGGATCACGGTGTGGACGACGACGCCCGAGGTAAGCGAGGCTCAGCGGGCGCAGGCGCAGACGATCCTGGGGGCGCTGGGCGATGAGATCTGGATGGACGACGAGGGTTATCTGGACATGGCGACCGCCCTCTCCGGCACCGGCCCTGGCTACGTCTTCCTGTTCATGGAGGCCATGATCGACGCGGGCGTGCACATGGGATTCTCCCGGGATGTGGCCACGCGTTTGGTGTTGCAGACCATGGAAGGCTCGGTGGCGCTGGCGAAGGCGACGGGGCGGCATCCCACGGAGTTGCGCAACGCGGTCACCTCGCCGGGCGGGACGACGGCCGAGGCGCTGTACCAGCTCGAGAAAGGCGGCATGCGAACGGTGCTCTCCAAGGCGATCTGGGCGGCCTATCAGAAGTCGAAATATCTTGGGGGTTTGAGCGAGCAATGATTGGCTTTCTAGTCGTTTTCATCAACCTGTTGTTTCAGGTGCTGACGTGGGCGATCATCATCCGGGTGTTGTTGACGTGGTTCCCCAACATCAACCCGGAGAACCCGCTGGTGCAGATCCTGCGTTCCATTACCGATCCCATCCTGGAGCCGGCGCGTCGCATCGTCCCCTCCGTGGGCATGATCGATATCTCCCCGATCGTCGTGTTGATCGTGCTGGAGGTGATGCGAAACGTGTTGGTGTCCTTGCTCGTCAGCCTTTGAGTATGGAACCTTCGGTGGGGCCGTTCGTCCTAGATTAGGGAGGAGATACATGAGAACTCGATGGTGGATGGCGGCCTTGCTGATCGTGTTGTGGATGGGGGCGTGTGCGCCGCCCAGCCTTCCCACGCCGACGCCTACACCGGCGCCGAGCCCGACGCCCGCGCCGGCCCGGTCCGCGCTCCGCCTGGGCGGTGAGGCGCTGGTGGAGCAGGCCCGGGAGTCGCTGGCGGAGCGGCTGGGGCTGTCGCCCGATCAGATCGAGTTCGTCTCGGTGACCAGCGACGAGATGGCGCTGGAGGATCTGGGCTGCCCGACGGCGGAGGGGCCGCGGAAGACGAGCCCTCCGGCGCTGGTGATCGGCCAGGAGATCATCTTCCGGGCGGGTGGCCAGGAGTACGTGTTGCACAGCGATGGCCGGCGGTTGATCTTGTGTCGCGCGGGGGAGGAGATCGTGGGAGAGCAGATATGGCCGGAGCCGGAAGGGGAGCCGACGGATAGCCGATCGGCGGGAGCGGAGATAGCGGTGGTGGCGCAGGCGGTGGCGGATCTGGCCGAGCGCCTGCGGGTCACCAAGGATACGATCCAGGTGCGCTCCGTGGAGATGGTGGAGTGGCCCGATACCAGCCTGGGATGCCCCGAGCCCGGCAAGATGTACGCCCAGGTGATCACGCCCGGTTATCGGATCGTGTTGGAAGCACAGGGGAAGGCCTACGAGTATCACGCCAGTCAGAACCGGGTGGTGTACTGCGCCCGTTAGCCGTCCAGGGAGGCGCCATGCCTCCGCGAGGAGAAGAGAGCGGGACGGAGTCCACTCCGTCCCGCTTTTGCGTTCTCACTACCGTCGCAGCGCGATGGGCAGATAGTAGATGTGCTCGCGCACCCGGATCACGATCACCTCGAACAGGTCCCCGACGCTCACCCCGATGGTGGCATCCCCGGTCTGCGGGCCCGCCTGGAACGTCGCCTTCGCCACGCCGTTGACGGTGGTCGCATGGCGTGGGGAGATCCCGCCGAGCGTGGTGGCGAAGTAGACGGAGGTGCCGTCCGCCACCGGATTCCCGAGGCTGTCCCGGATCCGGGCTGTGACGGTGACGCTCTCCCCTGGGGATATCAGCGTCGCGTCCGCGGTGACGGTGAGTTGGGCCGGCCCTCCCGGTTGTACGGTGATCGAGATGGTATGGGTGGCAGTGGGACCTGCCCGCGCCGTGATATGCGCGATCCCCGGGGTGGGCGGGGCGAAGAAGCTCG of the Chloroflexota bacterium genome contains:
- a CDS encoding YggS family pyridoxal phosphate-dependent enzyme; the encoded protein is MSEERPVITVDRELLRKNLEQVRERIAAAAERAGRSAEEITLVAVSKTHPPEAVVAALDLGVRHFGENRVEEGNPKIETVRALLASEASARAGNGSVRPDPVWHMIGHVQSRKARDVIAGGYALVHSVDRVKLARRLSRFALEAGRVQEILLEVNVSGEATKFGFDPEALIPAVEEIATLPGLRVRGLMTMAPIVADPEDARPVFTALRTLRDEMACRFPELDWHHLSMGMTDDFEVAIEEGATIVRIGRAIFGPRRAE
- a CDS encoding pyrroline-5-carboxylate reductase; translated protein: MLRDSAMTFVGGGTMGEAMIKGLLDRRLIEPALITASDPAPERRTHLSAQYGVHVTDDNVEAVSRAKVIVLSIKPQVYKKVAAELRGKIPADALVLSIIAGTRISALRKGLAHRAIARAMPNTPAQIGQGITVWTTTPEVSEAQRAQAQTILGALGDEIWMDDEGYLDMATALSGTGPGYVFLFMEAMIDAGVHMGFSRDVATRLVLQTMEGSVALAKATGRHPTELRNAVTSPGGTTAEALYQLEKGGMRTVLSKAIWAAYQKSKYLGGLSEQ
- a CDS encoding YggT family protein, which gives rise to MGFLVVFINLLFQVLTWAIIIRVLLTWFPNINPENPLVQILRSITDPILEPARRIVPSVGMIDISPIVVLIVLEVMRNVLVSLLVSL